One window from the genome of Epinephelus fuscoguttatus linkage group LG3, E.fuscoguttatus.final_Chr_v1 encodes:
- the traf5 gene encoding TNF receptor-associated factor 5, whose translation MATADTKPGGAEESSLQSEESARRSEEWRLGSGESRVSSWESELTSIQHSLKFVSTLKEEFVCPICRGVVLNPQQNSCGHIYCFLCLQRLLESSSPSSPVCPVDGAVITPAEVFQDNCCKREISSLEVYCTNSPACTSVVTLRHLQEHRRSCQYEQLQCCNPGCRVALQRRYLQEHLTNTCPHRMEPCPHCRHPQRLSLLQDHVQSSCPKVEVDCPNSCSLKVPRHKLTEHRESCPELLIDCSYKKFGCSVQDKRRRVKLHEDAAVNHHMLLVLQSNTHLEQQVELLQEEALLRQQEVQTDSLLLASLQKKIRPLLQHNSSHDHLLSAAQKTLSRQEDVLSTVQLDVQQASLGLGPGLEELEQLRKSLDAVILEVSAAEALREHLGTLEENLKHHSGLLDLHAAQLSRNKQHLQELEATSYDGKLIWKIEDVRKRREAEVNGQPPCLSSVPFHTGRCGYKMAAKVYLNGDGEGRGTHLSLYVVLMPGDFDALLPWPFRQTVSLSVLDQSGAANHRSLSFRPDPASKSFQQPAADSVSNVAVGFSCFIPLDKLETPPNASYVKEDTLFVKVKVDMAGLEQL comes from the exons ATGGCGACAGCAGACACAAAGCCGGGAGGAGCCGAGGAGTCCAGCTTGCAGTCTGAGGAGTCGGCCCGGAGGTCCGAGGAGTGGAGGCTGGGGTCCGGGGAGTCCAGGGTGAGCTCCTGGGAGTCGGAGCTGACCTCCATCCAGCACTCCCTGAAGTTTGTGTCGACGCTGAAGGAGGAGTTTGTTTGTCCCATCTGCAGAGGAGTCGTGCTCAACCCCCAGCAGAACTCCTGTGGACACATCTACTGCTTCCTCTGCCTCCAGCGCCTGCT gGAGAGCTCATCGCCGTCCAGTCCAGTCTGTCCAGTGGACGGAGCCGTGATCACACCAGCAGAG GTTTTCCAGGACAACTGCTGCAAACGGGAAATCTCCAGTCTAGAAGTGTACTGTACCAACTCCCCAGCATGCACCTCTGTCGTCACATTACGCCACCTACAG GAGCACCGCAGGTCTTGTCAGTACGAGCAGCTGCAGTGCTGCAATCCAGGCTGCAGGGTGGCGCTACAGAGGAGATACCTGCAGGAACACCTGACCAACACCTGTCCTCACCGCATGGAGCCCTGTCCACACTGCCGGCACCCGCAGAGACTCAGCCTCCTCCAG GATCATGTGCAGAGCTCCTGTCCAAAGGTGGAGGTGGACTGTCCCAACAGCTGCTCCCTGAAGGTCCCCAGACACAAG ctgacagaacacagagagtcGTGTCCTGAGCTCCTCATCGACTGCTCCTACAAGAAGTTCGGCTGCTCTGTGCAG GACAAGAGAAGGAGAGTGAAGCTGCATGAGGATGCTGCTGTCAATCATCACATGCTGCTGGTCCTGCAGAGCAACACTCACCTGGAGCAACAG GTGGAGCTCCTCCAGGAGGAGGCGCTGCTGAGGCAGCAGGAGGTCCAGACAGACAGTTTACTGCTTGCCAGTCTGCAGAAGAAAATCAGACCTCTGCTGCAACACAACAGCAGCCATGATCACCTGCTCTCTGCAGCTCAG AAGACGCTGAGCAGGCAGGAGGACGTCCTGTCCACCGTCCAGCTGGACGTCCAGCAGGCGTCTCTGGGACTCGGTCCTggtctggaggagctggagcagcTGAGAAAGTCTCTGGATGCTGTGATCCTGGAAGTGTCTGCAGCCGAGGCCCTCAGAGAACACCTGG gAACTTTGGAAGAGAATCTAAAGCATCACTCGGGTCTGCTGGATCTCCACGCCGCTCAGCTCAGTCGCAACAAGCAGCACCTGCAGGAGCTCGAGGCGACGTCCTACGACGGCAAACTGATCTGGAAGATCGAGGACGtcaggaagaggagagaagcCGAGGTCAATGGTCAGCCACCCTGCCTGAGCAGCGTGCCGTTCCACACCGGGCGTTGCGGCTACAAAATGGCCGCCAAGGTCTATCTGAACGGAGACGGGGAGGGAAGAGGGACTCACCTGTCCCTTTATGTCGTCCTGATGCCGGGAGACTTTGACGCTCTGCTGCCGTGGCCTTTCAGACAGACCgtgtctctgtctgttctgGATCAAAGCGGCGCTGCTAACCACCGGAGTCTCAGCTTCAGACCCGACCCAGCGTCCAAAAGCTTCCAGCAACCTGCCGCAGACTCCGTCAGCAACGTGGCTGTTGGATTTTCTTGCTTCATTCCCCTCGACAAGCTGGAAACTCCTCCGAACGCTTCGTACGTCAAAGAGGACACGTTGTTTGTCAAAGTGAAGGTGGACATGGCAGGTTTAGAGCAGCTGTAG